The proteins below come from a single Burkholderia sp. PAMC 26561 genomic window:
- a CDS encoding isovaleryl-CoA dehydrogenase encodes MNDVPGLNFALGEDIDMLRDSLANFAAKEIAPRAAEIDKTDQFPMDLWKKFGDLGVLGMTVSEEYGGANMGYTAHMVAMEEISRASASVGLSYGAHSNLCVNQIHRNGTEAQKRKYLPGLISGEHIGALAMSEPNAGSDVVSMKLRADEKGDHYVLNGTKMWITNGPDCDTLVVYAKTDIEAGAKGITAFIVEKGMKGFSVAQKLDKLGMRGSHTGELVFENVEVPKENVLGQLNGGVKVLMSGLDYERAVLAGGPTGIMVACMDAVVPYIHDRKQFGQAIGEFQLIQGKVADLYTTLQACRAYLYAVGRQLDTLGAGHGRQVRKDCAGVILYTAEKATWMAGEAIQILGGNGYINEYPVGRLWRDAKLYEIGAGTSEIRRMLIGRELFAETA; translated from the coding sequence ATGAACGACGTACCCGGTCTGAATTTCGCCCTGGGCGAAGACATCGACATGTTGCGCGATTCGCTCGCCAATTTCGCCGCAAAAGAGATTGCGCCGCGCGCCGCTGAAATCGATAAAACCGATCAGTTCCCCATGGACCTCTGGAAGAAATTCGGCGATCTGGGCGTGCTCGGCATGACCGTCTCGGAGGAGTACGGCGGCGCGAACATGGGTTACACCGCGCACATGGTCGCCATGGAGGAGATCTCGCGGGCGTCGGCGTCGGTGGGATTGTCGTATGGCGCGCATTCGAACTTGTGCGTGAACCAGATTCATCGCAACGGCACGGAAGCGCAGAAGCGCAAGTATTTGCCGGGGTTGATATCGGGCGAACACATCGGCGCGTTGGCAATGAGCGAGCCGAACGCCGGATCGGACGTGGTCAGCATGAAACTTCGCGCCGATGAAAAAGGCGATCATTACGTGCTCAACGGCACGAAGATGTGGATTACCAACGGTCCCGATTGCGACACGCTGGTCGTGTACGCGAAGACCGATATCGAGGCGGGTGCGAAGGGGATTACCGCGTTTATCGTCGAGAAGGGTATGAAGGGTTTTTCGGTCGCGCAGAAACTCGACAAGCTCGGCATGCGTGGTTCGCATACCGGCGAACTCGTGTTCGAGAACGTCGAAGTGCCGAAGGAGAATGTGCTCGGCCAGTTGAACGGCGGCGTGAAAGTGCTCATGAGCGGCCTTGATTACGAACGCGCGGTGTTGGCCGGCGGCCCGACGGGCATCATGGTCGCGTGCATGGACGCGGTCGTGCCGTACATCCACGATCGCAAACAGTTTGGCCAGGCGATCGGCGAGTTTCAATTGATTCAAGGCAAGGTCGCTGATCTCTACACGACGCTGCAAGCCTGCCGCGCGTATCTCTATGCAGTGGGCCGTCAGCTCGATACGCTCGGCGCGGGACACGGCCGCCAGGTGCGCAAGGACTGCGCGGGCGTGATCCTCTACACCGCGGAGAAAGCGACGTGGATGGCCGGCGAAGCCATCCAGATTCTCGGCGGCAATGGTTATATCAACGAATACCCGGTTGGCCGTTTGTGGCGCGACGCGAAGCTCTATGAAATCGGCGCGGGCACGAGCGAGATCCGCCGCATGTTGATCGGGCGCGAACTGTTCGCCGAAACGGCTTGA
- a CDS encoding carboxyl transferase domain-containing protein — MLIIESKLNPRSDEFRANTAALEALVADLKEKVAKIALGGGQAARDKHLSRGKLLPRDRIGQLLDPGTPFLEFSQLAAFGMYNDDAPGAGVITGIGRIAGQECVIVCNDATVKGGTYYPVTVKKHLRAQEIAEENHLPCVYLVDSGGANLPNQDDVFPDRDHFGRIFYNQANMSAKGISQIAVVMGSCTAGGAYVPAMSDESIIVKNQGTIFLGGPPLVKAATGEEVSAEDLGGGDVHTRLSGVVDHLAQNDAHALGIARSIVGNLNRVKPTPLVLKESLPPRHDPHSIYGVIPADTRKPFDIREVIARIVDDSAFDEFKARYGTTLVCGFAHVWGHPVGIIANNGILFSESALKGAHFIELCCQRKIPLVFLQNITGFMVGRKYENEGIARNGAKMVTAVATAKVPKFTVIIGGSFGAGNYGMCGRAYSPRFLWMWPNARISVMGGEQAASVLATVRRDGIEGKGGSWSKEEEEAFKSPIREQYEVQGHPYYASARLWDDGVIDPAQTRDVLGLGLAASMNAPIEDTRFGVFRM, encoded by the coding sequence ATGCTGATCATCGAATCGAAACTGAATCCCCGTAGCGACGAATTTCGCGCGAACACGGCGGCGCTCGAAGCGCTGGTGGCGGATCTGAAAGAGAAGGTCGCGAAGATTGCTTTGGGCGGCGGGCAAGCCGCACGCGACAAACATCTGTCCCGCGGCAAGCTCTTGCCGCGGGATCGCATCGGGCAACTGCTCGATCCGGGCACGCCGTTTCTCGAATTCTCGCAGCTTGCCGCATTCGGCATGTATAACGACGACGCGCCCGGAGCGGGAGTGATCACGGGCATCGGCAGGATTGCAGGACAGGAATGCGTGATCGTCTGTAACGATGCGACCGTGAAGGGCGGGACTTACTATCCGGTGACGGTCAAGAAGCATCTTCGTGCGCAGGAGATCGCGGAAGAGAACCACTTGCCATGTGTGTATCTCGTGGATTCGGGCGGCGCGAACCTGCCGAACCAGGACGATGTCTTCCCCGATCGCGATCACTTCGGCCGCATCTTCTACAACCAGGCGAACATGTCGGCGAAAGGCATTTCGCAGATCGCCGTGGTGATGGGTTCGTGCACGGCAGGCGGCGCATATGTACCGGCAATGAGCGACGAATCGATCATCGTGAAGAACCAGGGCACGATTTTCCTGGGCGGTCCGCCGCTCGTGAAAGCCGCGACCGGCGAAGAAGTCAGCGCTGAAGATCTCGGCGGCGGCGACGTGCACACGCGCCTCTCGGGCGTGGTCGATCATCTTGCGCAAAACGATGCGCATGCATTGGGGATAGCGCGCAGCATTGTTGGCAACCTGAACCGTGTGAAGCCAACGCCCTTGGTGCTCAAGGAATCGCTGCCGCCGCGTCATGATCCGCACAGCATCTACGGCGTGATTCCGGCGGATACCCGCAAGCCGTTCGATATCCGCGAAGTGATCGCACGCATTGTCGATGACTCCGCCTTCGACGAATTCAAGGCGCGCTACGGCACAACGCTCGTTTGCGGATTCGCGCATGTCTGGGGACACCCGGTTGGCATCATCGCGAACAATGGCATCCTGTTTTCAGAATCGGCGTTGAAGGGCGCGCATTTCATCGAGCTGTGCTGCCAGCGGAAGATTCCGTTAGTGTTCCTGCAGAACATCACGGGGTTCATGGTCGGGCGCAAGTACGAGAACGAAGGCATCGCGCGTAACGGCGCGAAGATGGTGACCGCTGTTGCGACGGCGAAAGTGCCCAAGTTCACGGTGATCATCGGCGGATCGTTTGGCGCAGGAAACTACGGCATGTGCGGGCGTGCATATTCGCCCCGTTTCCTCTGGATGTGGCCGAACGCGCGCATCTCGGTGATGGGCGGCGAACAGGCGGCTTCAGTGCTGGCAACCGTGCGTCGCGATGGGATCGAAGGGAAAGGTGGTTCGTGGTCGAAGGAAGAAGAGGAAGCGTTCAAGTCGCCTATCCGCGAGCAATACGAGGTGCAGGGGCATCCGTATTACGCGAGCGCGCGGCTGTGGGACGACGGCGTGATCGACCCCGCGCAGACCCGCGACGTGCTTGGGCTGGGACTGGCGGCGTCAATGAATGCGCCTATCGAGGACACGCGTTTTGGCGTGTTCCGGATGTGA
- a CDS encoding acetyl/propionyl/methylcrotonyl-CoA carboxylase subunit alpha, with product MFNKILIANRGEIACRVAATCKRLGVGSVAVYSDADAQSKHVAVCDEAVHVGGAAASESYLRIDKIIDAALKTGAQAVHPGYGFLSENQEFARACEKAGLVFIGPPVEAISAMGSKAAAKALMQSASVPLVPGYHGDSQDAALLQKEADGIGYPVLLKASAGGGGKGMRVVEQSADFASALLSCKREASSSFGNDRVLIEKYLQRPRHVEVQVFADQHGNAVYLFDRDCSVQRRHQKVLEEAPAPGLSAEVRKAMGEAAVAAARAVNYVGAGTVEFIMTGDGQFYFMEMNTRLQVEHPVTEMVTGLDLVEWQLRVASGEPLPLLQDQLKVSGHAIEARIYAENPSRGFLPSTGTLKHLRLPEAVGFQLNGNVRIDSGVREGDTITPFYDPMIAKLIVHGHDREDALLRMALALKQCEVVGPSTNIEFLHRIVVSEPFASGDLDTGLIERHHDTLFAPSTVSKTHTLALACAALLTREGGEVRGASPWDALSHWRMSGGYTQALNWRLADSDDEIVAVFTRGSTSGRADNKQLELPGETLAFDWSHGDEPHSFVVLIGDTRIKGRVFVDGDVFHVFYAGVSLAFEWQNLLAHAADAEHGEGRLTAPMPGKVIAVLVEAGAVVEKGAPLLVMEAMKMEHTIVAPASGTVGEILFGVGDQVTDGAQLLMMDVQAVK from the coding sequence ATGTTCAACAAAATACTGATTGCGAATCGCGGCGAGATTGCGTGCCGCGTGGCCGCGACTTGCAAACGCCTGGGCGTGGGCAGCGTGGCAGTTTATTCCGATGCCGATGCACAATCGAAGCACGTCGCCGTCTGCGATGAAGCGGTGCATGTGGGCGGCGCGGCGGCGTCTGAAAGTTATCTGCGGATCGACAAGATCATCGATGCTGCGCTGAAAACCGGCGCGCAAGCCGTGCATCCGGGATATGGTTTTCTATCGGAGAACCAAGAATTTGCGCGGGCTTGCGAGAAGGCGGGACTCGTGTTTATCGGGCCGCCGGTCGAAGCGATTTCCGCGATGGGATCGAAGGCGGCGGCCAAGGCGCTGATGCAATCAGCTTCGGTGCCGCTCGTGCCGGGTTATCACGGCGACAGTCAGGATGCGGCGCTGTTGCAGAAGGAAGCCGATGGCATCGGTTATCCGGTGCTGCTTAAAGCAAGCGCGGGTGGCGGCGGAAAAGGCATGCGCGTCGTCGAGCAGAGCGCGGACTTCGCGTCAGCGCTGTTGTCGTGCAAACGTGAAGCCTCAAGCAGCTTTGGCAATGATCGCGTGCTGATCGAAAAATACCTGCAGCGCCCGCGCCATGTGGAAGTGCAGGTGTTCGCCGACCAGCATGGCAATGCCGTGTATCTCTTCGATCGCGATTGCTCGGTGCAGCGCCGTCACCAGAAGGTGCTCGAAGAGGCGCCGGCTCCGGGCCTTTCAGCCGAAGTACGCAAGGCGATGGGCGAAGCCGCAGTCGCCGCCGCACGTGCCGTGAATTACGTCGGCGCGGGTACGGTCGAATTCATCATGACCGGCGACGGCCAGTTCTACTTCATGGAAATGAACACGCGGCTTCAGGTCGAACATCCCGTGACCGAAATGGTGACCGGTCTCGATCTCGTCGAGTGGCAACTGCGCGTGGCGAGCGGCGAACCGTTGCCGCTGTTGCAGGATCAACTCAAGGTGAGCGGCCACGCGATCGAGGCGCGCATTTATGCCGAAAATCCTTCGCGCGGATTTTTGCCATCGACTGGAACGCTGAAGCATTTACGCTTGCCCGAAGCGGTCGGGTTTCAGTTGAACGGCAACGTGCGCATTGATAGCGGCGTGCGCGAGGGCGATACCATCACGCCGTTCTATGACCCGATGATCGCCAAGCTGATCGTGCACGGTCACGATCGTGAAGATGCGTTGCTGCGCATGGCGCTTGCGTTGAAACAATGCGAGGTCGTGGGTCCATCGACGAATATCGAGTTCCTGCATCGGATCGTCGTAAGCGAACCGTTCGCGTCGGGCGACCTGGATACGGGCCTGATCGAGCGTCATCACGACACGTTGTTTGCGCCATCGACCGTATCCAAGACACACACGCTCGCGCTTGCTTGCGCTGCGCTACTTACGCGCGAAGGTGGAGAAGTGCGTGGCGCGTCGCCGTGGGACGCGTTGTCGCACTGGCGCATGAGCGGCGGTTACACGCAAGCGCTGAACTGGCGCCTCGCCGATTCCGACGATGAAATCGTGGCCGTCTTCACGCGCGGTTCAACATCGGGCCGGGCGGACAACAAGCAGCTCGAGCTGCCCGGCGAGACGCTTGCATTCGACTGGTCGCACGGCGATGAGCCGCATTCGTTCGTGGTGCTGATCGGAGACACACGGATCAAGGGGCGCGTCTTCGTAGACGGCGATGTGTTCCATGTGTTCTACGCGGGGGTATCGCTGGCGTTTGAATGGCAGAATCTGCTTGCCCACGCCGCTGATGCCGAACATGGCGAAGGCCGCCTGACCGCGCCGATGCCGGGCAAGGTGATCGCCGTGCTGGTGGAGGCCGGCGCCGTGGTGGAGAAGGGGGCGCCCTTGCTGGTGATGGAAGCCATGAAGATGGAGCACACGATCGTCGCGCCCGCGAGCGGCACCGTTGGCGAGATCCTGTTCGGTGTCGGCGATCAGGTCACCGATGGCGCGCAGCTCCTGATGATGGATGTGCAGGCCGTCAAATAA
- a CDS encoding OmpA family protein produces the protein MKAIRTIVNACATTAMLAGCASGLNRTKEEAINQKVGIVVHPAHGGVELRLQESALFDFDEASMRPEGIVVLDRAAVLLKRSTRPIMVEGHTDNVGPLDYNQTLSTARANAVADALVARGVPAARIKTRGIAFSEPIASNATPEGRALNRRVEILVRTETEETLLGRVKKK, from the coding sequence GTGAAAGCTATTCGAACCATTGTCAACGCATGTGCAACAACAGCAATGCTTGCCGGTTGCGCGTCGGGCCTGAACCGGACGAAGGAAGAAGCGATCAACCAGAAGGTCGGAATCGTAGTCCATCCCGCACACGGCGGCGTTGAGCTGCGCCTTCAGGAATCGGCGCTGTTCGACTTCGATGAAGCATCGATGCGCCCCGAAGGCATCGTCGTACTCGACCGCGCAGCGGTGCTGCTGAAGCGCAGTACACGACCCATCATGGTCGAAGGACACACCGACAACGTGGGGCCGCTCGACTACAACCAGACCCTGTCGACGGCACGCGCGAACGCGGTCGCCGATGCGCTTGTCGCACGCGGCGTTCCCGCTGCGCGCATCAAGACCCGCGGCATTGCATTTTCGGAGCCGATCGCGTCCAACGCCACGCCCGAAGGGCGTGCGCTGAACCGGCGAGTTGAGATCCTGGTCAGGACCGAAACCGAAGAAACGCTGCTGGGACGCGTCAAAAAGAAATGA
- a CDS encoding AI-2E family transporter, with amino-acid sequence MNPRDQTSDDEKDRTRRLQRTASGLLYTVLVAVAIWMIRDFIPAVVWAAVIAIALWPLLTWLEKRPLFRNRSTWLAIGMTVVLALVFVVPFIVVAAQAGSEANDLIRWVQESLRSGITMPDLVNHLPMGSKQVAAWWQENLATPLGSSPAAKHFHSATIVAMTRHFGGRVAHGLIVFSFMLVTLFFLFKAGSKLGEQLLEGSRRAFGSDGAALARRMADSVRSTVTGLVVVGLGEGALLGVAYAVTGVPHATLLGMLTAVAAMLPFCAPIVFLGAALWLLAQGATVAAICVAVFGFVVVFVAEHAVRPVLIGGAARLPFLLVLFGILGGAETFGLVGLFIGPALMTILVVLWNDWVH; translated from the coding sequence ATGAATCCACGCGATCAGACTTCTGACGACGAAAAGGATCGCACACGGCGGTTGCAACGTACCGCTTCGGGGTTGCTCTACACGGTCCTCGTGGCAGTCGCTATCTGGATGATCCGCGACTTCATCCCCGCCGTCGTGTGGGCAGCGGTGATCGCCATTGCTTTGTGGCCATTGCTGACATGGCTGGAAAAGCGGCCATTGTTCCGGAACCGAAGCACCTGGCTTGCAATCGGCATGACGGTGGTGCTCGCGCTCGTGTTCGTGGTGCCGTTCATAGTGGTCGCGGCCCAGGCGGGCAGCGAGGCAAACGACCTGATCCGATGGGTTCAGGAATCGTTGCGAAGCGGGATCACCATGCCCGATCTGGTCAATCATCTGCCGATGGGATCGAAGCAGGTCGCCGCGTGGTGGCAGGAGAATCTTGCTACGCCTCTCGGTTCATCGCCGGCGGCCAAGCACTTTCACAGCGCAACCATTGTCGCGATGACGCGGCATTTCGGCGGGCGTGTTGCGCACGGGTTGATCGTGTTCAGCTTCATGCTCGTCACGTTGTTCTTCTTGTTCAAGGCGGGGTCGAAACTGGGTGAGCAACTGCTCGAAGGGTCGAGACGCGCGTTTGGATCGGATGGTGCGGCGCTTGCCCGGCGCATGGCGGATTCGGTTCGCAGCACGGTGACGGGTTTGGTCGTCGTGGGGCTCGGAGAAGGCGCGCTGCTGGGTGTGGCCTATGCCGTCACCGGTGTGCCACATGCGACGCTTCTCGGCATGCTGACCGCCGTTGCAGCCATGTTGCCGTTCTGCGCGCCGATTGTGTTTTTGGGCGCGGCTTTGTGGTTGCTGGCTCAAGGCGCAACGGTGGCTGCGATCTGCGTTGCGGTGTTTGGTTTCGTGGTCGTGTTCGTGGCCGAACATGCGGTGCGGCCGGTGCTGATCGGCGGCGCGGCGAGGTTGCCGTTCTTGCTCGTGCTCTTCGGCATTCTCGGCGGGGCGGAGACGTTTGGTCTGGTGGGATTGTTTATCGGGCCGGCGTTGATGACGATTCTGGTCGTGCTTTGGAATGACTGGGTGCATTGA